The Mesomycoplasma flocculare ATCC 27399 genome includes a window with the following:
- a CDS encoding ATP-binding cassette domain-containing protein produces the protein MEIALQTKKLEKYFTNKFGTIKAVDRIDILLKKGQVLGIIGESGSGKTSIGRCLVRLYENFGGQVLLLNEVISGKKLTKKQNLFLRKNMQMIFQDPFSSFNKQKNIYAILKETLVINGIIKAKIDDIFADWKEVIFHFERTLERKYLEIELEILEKRNLQFQEFIIFWDDQIAKIKTEISQFSVENFNHDNIFEFFSKYLLYFEKKQKLFASSYNLAYENVAKLYDYFYEVQKIYRKKEQAKIEFEYRAAKKELDDLVAKIKKEKAFFIKTLNETGLNLKKESQEAEKKFINQNNLVLSYISEFNYEYKIAKNKALASCDLENYSFFKKQAIINQEIAKFLNNRNPFLFQKNLFSFLEIREIEKLAEIMVNFKKIQTEKYKKLTFDKKNEKNYITTSQFKFQIRAELFTLNIAELLEVAKSKKKVFEKKVNFKTKFLEFKYKYAYNKKRGSSDSENQQKMQELEEKFREKKLIYDKIKSNFIEEYNWWKNKQKQKIELETGKYQKLLAKISSYNKTINQFHQDFISKLAHKHEFRIQINLLKSRFLEKIAVINSLEIEKHNLMRVYKNIQLFYGMKKLPLFFLLKKSIRKFVLSELIYEALENVGLLRSFAYRYPHEFSGGQRQRIAIARALIVEPKVIIADEPIASLDISIQAQIINLLKKLVKAKNLSLIFIAHDLSVVEYIADEVLIMHAGKIVEKGETSAIFQNPIHPYTINLLNSVPKISNAHIPFAPILFNNKYLEEQKYPNIIEEFKISQNHFVYGTKAQLETWVIKD, from the coding sequence ATGGAAATTGCTTTACAAACGAAAAAATTAGAAAAATATTTTACTAACAAATTTGGTACTATCAAGGCCGTGGATAGAATCGATATTTTATTAAAAAAAGGCCAGGTTTTAGGAATTATTGGTGAGTCTGGCTCAGGAAAAACTTCAATTGGCCGTTGCCTTGTTAGGTTATATGAAAATTTTGGCGGGCAAGTTTTGCTCTTAAATGAGGTGATATCCGGAAAAAAACTTACAAAAAAACAGAATCTTTTTTTGCGCAAAAATATGCAAATGATTTTCCAAGACCCTTTTTCTTCATTTAACAAACAAAAAAATATTTACGCAATTTTGAAAGAAACGCTTGTAATTAATGGAATTATTAAAGCAAAAATCGACGATATTTTCGCTGATTGAAAAGAGGTAATTTTTCACTTTGAGCGAACACTTGAGAGAAAATATCTTGAAATTGAACTTGAAATTTTGGAAAAAAGAAATTTGCAATTTCAAGAATTTATTATTTTTTGGGATGACCAGATAGCTAAAATTAAAACTGAAATATCGCAATTTTCAGTTGAAAATTTTAATCACGATAATATTTTTGAATTTTTTAGTAAATATTTACTTTATTTTGAAAAAAAACAAAAACTTTTTGCAAGTTCATATAATTTAGCTTATGAAAATGTAGCTAAATTATATGATTATTTTTATGAGGTTCAGAAAATCTATCGGAAAAAAGAACAAGCTAAAATTGAATTTGAATACCGTGCTGCTAAAAAAGAACTTGATGATCTTGTAGCAAAAATAAAAAAAGAAAAAGCTTTTTTTATAAAAACTTTGAATGAAACTGGACTTAATCTAAAAAAAGAGTCCCAAGAAGCGGAAAAAAAATTTATAAACCAAAACAATTTAGTTTTGTCTTATATTTCCGAATTTAATTATGAATATAAAATTGCCAAAAATAAGGCGTTAGCATCTTGCGACCTTGAAAATTATTCATTTTTTAAAAAACAGGCAATAATTAATCAAGAAATTGCCAAGTTTTTAAATAATAGAAATCCTTTTTTGTTCCAGAAAAACCTTTTTTCATTTCTAGAAATAAGAGAAATTGAAAAATTGGCTGAAATAATGGTTAATTTCAAAAAAATTCAAACAGAAAAGTATAAAAAATTGACTTTTGATAAAAAAAATGAAAAAAATTATATTACCACAAGTCAATTTAAATTTCAAATTCGTGCCGAACTTTTCACACTTAATATTGCCGAACTTTTAGAAGTTGCAAAAAGCAAAAAAAAAGTTTTTGAAAAAAAAGTCAATTTTAAAACAAAATTTCTCGAATTTAAATATAAATATGCCTACAATAAAAAAAGAGGTTCTTCAGACAGCGAAAATCAGCAAAAAATGCAAGAATTAGAAGAAAAATTCCGCGAAAAAAAACTGATTTATGATAAAATAAAAAGCAATTTTATCGAAGAATATAACTGATGAAAAAACAAGCAAAAACAAAAAATTGAATTAGAAACGGGAAAATATCAAAAACTGCTTGCAAAAATTAGCTCGTATAATAAAACAATTAACCAATTTCACCAAGATTTTATTTCAAAACTTGCTCACAAACACGAATTTAGGATTCAAATCAACCTTTTAAAAAGCCGTTTTTTGGAAAAAATAGCGGTTATTAATTCTTTGGAAATTGAAAAACACAATCTTATGCGTGTTTATAAAAATATTCAGCTTTTTTATGGAATGAAAAAATTACCATTGTTTTTCCTTTTAAAAAAATCAATTCGCAAATTTGTCTTAAGCGAATTGATCTATGAAGCACTTGAAAATGTAGGGCTTTTACGTTCATTTGCCTACCGCTATCCTCATGAGTTTTCCGGCGGTCAAAGACAAAGAATAGCGATTGCACGGGCTTTAATTGTTGAACCCAAAGTTATTATTGCAGATGAACCAATTGCATCTCTTGATATTTCAATCCAAGCGCAAATTATTAATTTACTTAAAAAATTAGTAAAAGCAAAAAATCTGTCATTAATTTTTATCGCCCATGATTTATCAGTTGTTGAATATATTGCTGATGAGGTTTTAATTATGCATGCGGGAAAAATTGTTGAAAAGGGTGAAACAAGCGCAATTTTTCAAAATCCAATCCATCCTTATACAATTAATTTGTTAAATTCAGTCCCAAAAATTTCTAATGCACATATCCCTTTTGCCCCAATTTTGTTTAATAATAAGTATTTAGAAGAGCAAAAATATCCTAATATTATTGAAGAATTTAAAATTAGTCAAAATCATTTTGTCTATGGAACTAAAGCTCAGTTAGAAACTTGAGTTATAAAAGATTAA
- a CDS encoding ABC transporter ATP-binding protein, which translates to MENYKKKKILDVKGLHISFKIGKQEYLEIIRGIDLSVYSGQIVAFVGESGSGKSVCSKALLGINNFAKTSADKMVIDGIDVKNFKKDYQWQQIRGHKIGYIPQDPLVALNPTRTIGKQLLDGIKNDPRFKTKKEKREFLISLLESFGFENAKNRFDSYPHTLSGGQKQRVVIAMVIAAQPAIIIADEPTTALDPTVQSSVLALLDEIRHKYKIAIIFISHNISIVAKFCDYIYVIYAGRVVEKGTRHDIFKDPRHPYTWALISAIPEGTKNKELYTISGSPPDLRNLVTGDPFAPRNEFALGLDFEKEPPLIPISDTHAAATWLLHPNAPKVELNQELKTRINSFKEVL; encoded by the coding sequence ATGGAAAATTATAAAAAAAAGAAGATTTTGGATGTAAAAGGTCTTCATATTAGTTTCAAAATTGGGAAACAAGAATATCTTGAAATTATCAGAGGGATTGATTTAAGTGTTTATTCAGGGCAAATAGTTGCCTTTGTTGGCGAGTCTGGGTCTGGTAAATCTGTTTGTTCAAAAGCGCTTTTAGGAATTAATAATTTTGCCAAAACAAGCGCAGATAAAATGGTAATTGACGGAATTGATGTTAAAAATTTTAAAAAGGACTATCAATGACAGCAAATTCGCGGTCATAAAATTGGTTATATTCCGCAAGACCCACTTGTTGCATTAAACCCGACAAGAACAATTGGTAAACAATTATTAGATGGAATTAAAAATGATCCTCGATTTAAAACTAAAAAAGAAAAAAGGGAATTTTTAATTAGTTTACTTGAATCTTTTGGTTTTGAAAATGCAAAAAACCGTTTTGATTCTTATCCCCATACTTTATCTGGCGGCCAAAAACAGCGAGTTGTAATTGCGATGGTAATCGCTGCGCAACCTGCAATTATCATTGCTGATGAGCCAACAACAGCACTTGATCCGACTGTACAATCTTCAGTTTTAGCACTTTTAGATGAAATTAGACACAAATACAAAATTGCAATTATTTTTATCTCGCACAATATTTCAATTGTTGCGAAATTTTGTGATTATATTTATGTTATTTATGCAGGTAGAGTTGTTGAAAAAGGAACGCGGCATGATATTTTTAAAGACCCGCGCCATCCTTATACATGAGCTTTAATCTCAGCAATTCCTGAAGGAACCAAAAATAAGGAACTATATACAATTAGTGGTTCTCCTCCAGATCTTAGAAATTTAGTTACCGGCGATCCTTTCGCACCACGGAATGAATTTGCTCTTGGGCTTGATTTTGAAAAAGAACCACCACTGATTCCAATCTCTGATACTCATGCTGCTGCAACTTGATTATTACATCCTAATGCCCCAAAAGTTGAGCTAAATCAAGAGCTAAAAACGAGAATTAATTCATTTAAAGAAGTGTTATAA